One uncultured Fretibacterium sp. genomic window, CTGGCGCCATAGGCCTTGTAGATCTCCAACAAGAGCTCCGAGGGCATCACACGGAACTTGACGCCTTCGAAGTCCTCCGGCTTGCGAAGCGGCTTGTTGGCCGTCCAGTACATGGCACCCTCGTTAAAAAAGTTCAGGACCTTCAGCCCTTTGCTTTCATAGACGGCCCCCAGTTTTTCGTTGATCGCCTTGCTTTTGCGCAGGAACTCGGCATTTTTGTCGTCGTCCATCGAAAACAGGAAGTGAAGCAGAAAAATCTGGTTCTCGGGAATGATGGAACTGCACTGTCCGGGGGCGATCAGGCAGAACTCCACCGCGCCGTTCAGGGCAAGCTCGAACATCTCGGTGGGGGTCCCCAGAGTGCCGTGAGGGAAGACCTCCAACTGGATGTCGCCGTTCGACTTCTCCTTCAAAAGGCGGGCAAACTCATGGGCATAGAGGTCCACCGCACTATCGGCCAGCTCCTCACTGGCCAACCGCCAATCGTACCTGGCGGCTGAGGCCGGAACGGCCCCGAAGCTCAAGACCATGACGCACAACAGAAAAAAGACCGCACACTTTCTCATTTCCTTTTCCTCCTTCTCCTGGAAAGCCGATAGAACCCTCAACATCCTACACACACAACATCCTACATTCGGCACTTACCGCGACAAATCGAGCAGAAACAGGGCTACCTTCGGGCAATAGATCAATAAAACGGACACTGCGACCATAATGGCGACAAAGGGAAAGGTTCCGCGGATGGCGTCCGCGTATTTTTGCCTGAAAATGGCCATGGCCGTAAAAATATTGCAGCCGAAGGGAGGCGTCGTAGACCCGATGGCAGCCTGCAGGGTAACGATGATGCCGCACAGGATATTATCCAAACCTGCGGCCGCAATCGCCGGTTTGAAGATGGGCGTCAGGATCATGATGACGACGATGGGGTCGACGAACATGCAGGCCAGGAAATACGTTATGGTCAGAACGAACATGATGCGGACGGACGAGGGAGCGTCCCCAAGGAGCGCAGGCAGGATCATGTTGGGGACCCGTCCAAAGGAAATGGTCCAGGAAAAGGCCTGTCCCATGGCGATCAGGATGAAGACTATGGCGGTCACCGTACCCGTGCGCAACGCGATCCTCGGGATATCCGAAAGCTTGATGGAACGATAGATGAAGTACTCCACCAGAAAGGCGTAGAAGACGGACACCGCGGCAGCCTCCGTCGGACTGAACATCCCGGAGTATATTCCTCCGAAGATGATGACGGGGAAGGAGAAGCTGAGGATGGCCCGACGGAACGCCAGCCACTTCTCGGAACCCGAGGCCTCCGGCGCCGAGTGCTCCTTTCCCGATTTGAGCCAACCGTAAATACAAAACAGGATGCAGATGAGGATCCCGGGACCAACCCCCGCGATGAACAAATCCCCGATGGAGGCGCCTCCCACCACCCCATAGACGATCATATAGATGCTGGGGGGTATGAGCAGGGCAATGACGGCCGCATTGATGATCAAGGCCGTTGAAAAGGAGGCATCGTACCCGGCCTTGAGGAGCAGCGGACGCAAGGGGCCGCCGATGGCCACGACCGTGGCCTGGGTGGAACCGGAAACCGAGCCGAAGAGCGTACAGGCAATGGTCGTAGAGATCGGGATACCCCCACGTTTATGCCCCACCAGCTTGACTACGAATGTCAGCAGCCGCTCGGCCACCTGCCCCGAGGTCATGATGTCCGCAGCGAGGATGAACAGAGGAACGGCCGTCAGCGATACGGGCTGAACCCCGCCGACGATCTGCTGCACCAGGATGGCAGGATCGATAGGGAAAAACAGAAAGACGGTCAAGAATGCAGCCGTTCCCAGAGGCACCATCATGGGAAAACCCAGGATAAGCAGGCCGAGCATTGTTCCCATCAAAAACCACAGCATATCAGAGCACTCCCTCGGAAAGCGTCCGTCCGTCCTCCACCCCGGATTCCGCTACGGACGGGGCGATGAAAATCCCCTTATGGGTCAGATTTTTCCAGAAGATCGCAAGGTATTGGACCGCCGCCAGAAAAAAACCGACGGGAACCCAAAGCATGACGACGTAAACCGGGATCTGCAACCCCAGTGTGTATTTGTTCATCATATAAAGCCCTTTGACATACAGGATGCCATACCCCATCATAAGGCACAGGAAAACAGTTGTCCCCAAGGAGGTGAGAAGAACCAGAAATTTCCTGCCCCTGTACCCCATGATGTCCGATAAGGCGGTCATCCTGATATGGAGTCCCGTCCGGGCCGCGTAGGCCGTTCCGACGAAGGTCACCAGCACCACGGAAAACTGACTGATCTCCTCCACCCAGGAAAAGCTGACGTGAAAAATATTTCGGCTCAAGACATTGATAATGGAGACAACGGCCATTGTGATGGTTCCCCAAGAGACGATGAATTTCTCCACCCTCTCGCAAAGGCCATTGACCCGTTCCAAATTTTTCATTTGCAGTCCCCCCTGACCATAAAATGTCCTCGACCGAGCGCTTATCGCCCCTCCCCCTTCAGTTTTACGCCCTTCTGCCCTCCTTTTTCTGAAGCGCCAGTACGGACAGGAACTCGAAGACAATGTTGCAGGCCGCTAAAGAGGTGATTTCGGCAACGTCATAGGGCGGCGCTACCTCGACGATATCGAACCCCACGAAGTTGACGTCCGTCAGGCCGCGAATGAAGCTGATGGCCTCGAAGGTGGAGTACCCTCCAACCTCCGGAGTCCCCGTGGCCGGCGCATAGGCCGGATCGACAAAGTCGATGTCAAACGTAAGGAAGGCCTTGTTTTTACCCACTCGCTTGTTGATCTCTTCCAAGACCGCGGGGATTCCCATCTCGCGCACCTTGTGAGTCGGAATCAATTTCAACCCCAAATCTGCAGCCAGCTTGAACTCCCCGGCGTCGTACAGCGATCCTCTCATGCCGATCTGGATGGATTTGTGGGGGTCGATCAATTTCTCCTCTATGGCACGCCGAAAAGGCGTTCCGTGATTATACTTCTCGCCGAAGACCTCATCGTTAATGTCCGCGTGGGAATCAAAATGGATGAGGCTGACGGGCCCATACTTCTTCGCCACCGCCCTCAGCTCTCCCAGCGTGATGGAATGGTCCCCTCCCAAAGCGATCGGAAGGGCCCCCGCATCCAGTATCCTGGACGCGAACGCCTCGATGGCGGCATAGGTCGGGTGGATATAACCGGGCACGATATTGACATCCCCCATATCCGCTCCCTTCAGGTAATCGAGAATATTGACCTCATGCACCGGATTGTTCGTCTTCATCATGACGGAGATATTCCGTATGCCCTGCGGCCCGAAACGGGTACCCGAACGATAGGAACACGCGGTATCGAAAGGGATGCCATAAATGGCAAAGTCCAACCCATCCGGTTCCGCAACCCGCTCCATCCGCATAAAATTGCCAACGTTGCAAAAACGAGGAGAAGCAAATGCTGTAGCCGGTTGTTTCAGTTCTCTTGCACTCATAACCCGCACACCTCCAGGAATTGGCGCTCCCAAAAACTCGACCCTTACCACAAAATTCAACCCAAGACAAATTATATTCTGGTCAGGATAGAACTTCAATACAACAAATCTATTGTAACGATGGCGTTTACAAAGAAACTATTCATAAATAAATCATATCGAAGCGCATCCTGTGCCAAGCCGCTGACGTACGCCTCTCCACGAAGGAATAAAGTTTCATAAGGGTTATCGGATAAGAATTACTTTATTTCATGGATTTATAAAACAAAGCACCCAATTGACGGCAAGAATTGAATTCAATTACGAATAGTCTGGGGGGAGCCGTTACCTGGCAGGAGATAGCCTTGTACTTATTATCAATCCCGGGCCGTTCCTCGGCCCCGAAAAAACAGTCCGACGGCTGAAGCCGTCGGCCTGCCAGGTTCTTCATATCCTCCGCTGCGGAACGGGGCTATTCCTTTTCGACCGGGGCCGGCGACAGAGGAGAGCCACCGGCCCTGTACACCGCCCTCCCCCGGATGCTCCGAAGGGGGACCGGGCCAAAACTCCGGCTGTCGCTGCTCTCCAGGGGATTGTCACCCTGAAGGACGTAACGGCCGTCGTCGGCGACGCCGACGATGCGTTTGATCATCCACGTGTCCCTCATGAAGGGATGACGGGCCAGGACGACGTCCCCCACGGCGGGAGGCGCCTTCCTGCAGGCCGTCGTATCCACCACGACCCGCTCGCCATCCCTTAGGGTGGGGTACATGCTGTGCCCCCGGACGACGACCGTCAGCTTCTCCGGCTCATCAACTCGCCGTATACCAGGCGACCTCCCGCCCCTTCGTGGACCAGAAGATGCGGTGCACCTCCTTGATGCACTCCATCAGCTCCTCGGCATGGCTCAGGTTCACCTCGACCTTGCAGGCGGAGCAGAGCTTCGCCGCCCTCCAGAACAGGTCGTGCAGCTGGGGGAACTTTTCCAGGTGCGGCGCCTTGAAGTAGTCCGTCCAGAGGATGAGCAGCTCGGTCTTGGCAATCCGGGCCTGCTCCTCCTTGATGGCATCATAGCGGCTGAAGGAGTTCAGGTACGCGGTGAAGGCCGACTTGTCCTTGGGGTCGGGGCACTCCAGCGCGATCAGCTTCTTCGTCATGGAGAGC contains:
- the dctP gene encoding TRAP transporter substrate-binding protein DctP — translated: MRKCAVFFLLCVMVLSFGAVPASAARYDWRLASEELADSAVDLYAHEFARLLKEKSNGDIQLEVFPHGTLGTPTEMFELALNGAVEFCLIAPGQCSSIIPENQIFLLHFLFSMDDDKNAEFLRKSKAINEKLGAVYESKGLKVLNFFNEGAMYWTANKPLRKPEDFEGVKFRVMPSELLLEIYKAYGASPTAVSFNEVYSGLQLHIIDGQENPPYVIQEMKYMDVQKCLIASKHNIFVMQHLANLNFFNGLPEDIKRIVVESAAEAYPYVNKVQKEMNAQRLDMMVKAFKKDQSLVELTQEEFNAFREIAKKADGKYFEFSRNPEFARELLQEFRQEMAAIEGK
- a CDS encoding TRAP transporter large permease, translating into MLWFLMGTMLGLLILGFPMMVPLGTAAFLTVFLFFPIDPAILVQQIVGGVQPVSLTAVPLFILAADIMTSGQVAERLLTFVVKLVGHKRGGIPISTTIACTLFGSVSGSTQATVVAIGGPLRPLLLKAGYDASFSTALIINAAVIALLIPPSIYMIVYGVVGGASIGDLFIAGVGPGILICILFCIYGWLKSGKEHSAPEASGSEKWLAFRRAILSFSFPVIIFGGIYSGMFSPTEAAAVSVFYAFLVEYFIYRSIKLSDIPRIALRTGTVTAIVFILIAMGQAFSWTISFGRVPNMILPALLGDAPSSVRIMFVLTITYFLACMFVDPIVVIMILTPIFKPAIAAAGLDNILCGIIVTLQAAIGSTTPPFGCNIFTAMAIFRQKYADAIRGTFPFVAIMVAVSVLLIYCPKVALFLLDLSR
- a CDS encoding TRAP transporter small permease, producing MKNLERVNGLCERVEKFIVSWGTITMAVVSIINVLSRNIFHVSFSWVEEISQFSVVLVTFVGTAYAARTGLHIRMTALSDIMGYRGRKFLVLLTSLGTTVFLCLMMGYGILYVKGLYMMNKYTLGLQIPVYVVMLWVPVGFFLAAVQYLAIFWKNLTHKGIFIAPSVAESGVEDGRTLSEGVL
- the speB gene encoding agmatinase — encoded protein: MSARELKQPATAFASPRFCNVGNFMRMERVAEPDGLDFAIYGIPFDTACSYRSGTRFGPQGIRNISVMMKTNNPVHEVNILDYLKGADMGDVNIVPGYIHPTYAAIEAFASRILDAGALPIALGGDHSITLGELRAVAKKYGPVSLIHFDSHADINDEVFGEKYNHGTPFRRAIEEKLIDPHKSIQIGMRGSLYDAGEFKLAADLGLKLIPTHKVREMGIPAVLEEINKRVGKNKAFLTFDIDFVDPAYAPATGTPEVGGYSTFEAISFIRGLTDVNFVGFDIVEVAPPYDVAEITSLAACNIVFEFLSVLALQKKEGRRA
- the sodX gene encoding nickel-type superoxide dismutase maturation protease, encoding MRRVDEPEKLTVVVRGHSMYPTLRDGERVVVDTTACRKAPPAVGDVVLARHPFMRDTWMIKRIVGVADDGRYVLQGDNPLESSDSRSFGPVPLRSIRGRAVYRAGGSPLSPAPVEKE
- the sodN gene encoding superoxide dismutase, Ni, translated to LSMTKKLIALECPDPKDKSAFTAYLNSFSRYDAIKEEQARIAKTELLILWTDYFKAPHLEKFPQLHDLFWRAAKLCSACKVEVNLSHAEELMECIKEVHRIFWSTKGREVAWYTAS